The Corynebacterium pseudopelargi genome contains a region encoding:
- a CDS encoding YciI family protein produces MNVFAIEYTYSPDSEAITQIRPRHREFLRELLESGNLIGSGPYTDGDGGALIVIRLPEGSSISDAEQLMDKDPFFLEGALEARTFHTWNPVLNVFKEPHAEA; encoded by the coding sequence ATGAACGTCTTTGCTATCGAATACACCTACAGCCCCGACAGTGAGGCGATTACGCAGATTCGCCCGCGTCACCGCGAGTTTTTGCGTGAATTGCTCGAAAGCGGCAACCTGATCGGCTCTGGCCCTTATACCGATGGCGATGGTGGTGCACTGATCGTGATCCGCCTGCCTGAGGGCTCGTCTATCAGCGACGCCGAGCAGTTGATGGACAAAGACCCCTTCTTCCTCGAAGGCGCACTCGAAGCACGCACATTCCACACCTGGAACCCGGTGCTCAATGTGTTCAAAGAACCTCACGCCGAGGCCTAA
- the pgsA gene encoding CDP-diacylglycerol--glycerol-3-phosphate 3-phosphatidyltransferase, which yields MAAQSVKQQSNWNLPNVLTSVRIIAIPLFAWLVLKGDNLHTGWMWWSFIVFALLMITDKLDGDIARARGIVTDFGKIADPIADKALMAAALLCLNITGALPWWVTVVILARELGITVWRMFQLRAGHVVPASKGGKIKTTLQALAVSLYLIPLPSWLDIPVFLVMLAAVAVTVFTGVQYLVDSQQAKKPKRNLQ from the coding sequence ATGGCCGCGCAAAGCGTGAAGCAACAATCCAATTGGAATCTGCCGAACGTCCTCACCAGTGTGAGGATTATTGCCATTCCGTTGTTTGCCTGGCTGGTGCTAAAAGGCGATAACCTCCACACCGGGTGGATGTGGTGGTCATTCATCGTGTTCGCCTTGCTGATGATCACCGACAAGCTCGATGGCGATATCGCCCGAGCGCGCGGCATCGTCACCGATTTTGGCAAGATCGCGGATCCCATCGCAGATAAAGCCCTAATGGCGGCAGCCCTGCTGTGCCTCAACATCACAGGCGCCCTGCCGTGGTGGGTAACCGTGGTGATCTTAGCCCGCGAGCTCGGCATCACTGTTTGGAGAATGTTCCAACTTCGCGCAGGCCACGTGGTTCCCGCCTCGAAGGGCGGCAAAATTAAAACCACGTTGCAGGCCCTCGCGGTGTCGCTGTACTTGATCCCGCTGCCAAGCTGGCTTGATATCCCGGTCTTTTTGGTCATGCTCGCTGCAGTGGCAGTCACGGTGTTTACCGGTGTGCAGTATTTGGTGGATTCTCAGCAGGCCAAAAAGCCGAAGCGAAACCTTCAATGA
- a CDS encoding CinA family protein, whose amino-acid sequence MSDPFQESIARQAAVLIRLAQARGRTIATCESLSAGLLAASLAQVPGASSVLRGGLITYATDLKISLAKVDPSLIRDHTVVSAEVAEAMAHGARVRCESDYGIALTGVAGPATQDGHAVGTVWCGIAGPQAASSLKLGGVSGLEGDRNEIRAQSVDLAIDWAIDVVGEQILEHAR is encoded by the coding sequence ATGAGCGATCCTTTTCAAGAATCCATTGCCCGCCAAGCGGCGGTGCTGATCCGCTTGGCTCAGGCTCGCGGCCGCACCATCGCAACGTGTGAATCACTCAGTGCTGGTTTACTCGCTGCGAGTTTGGCTCAAGTACCTGGGGCAAGCTCGGTGCTGCGCGGCGGGCTTATTACCTATGCCACGGACCTCAAAATCTCCCTGGCTAAGGTGGATCCAAGTCTTATTAGGGATCACACCGTGGTGTCTGCTGAAGTAGCAGAGGCCATGGCGCACGGTGCGCGTGTGCGCTGCGAGTCGGACTATGGCATCGCGCTAACCGGAGTCGCTGGCCCTGCCACCCAGGACGGCCACGCGGTTGGCACGGTATGGTGTGGGATTGCCGGGCCTCAGGCAGCCAGCTCACTCAAACTTGGTGGTGTATCCGGCTTGGAAGGTGATCGCAATGAGATCCGGGCGCAGAGCGTGGATTTGGCCATTGATTGGGCGATTGATGTTGTTGGGGAACAAATCTTAGAGCACGCGCGTTAG
- a CDS encoding PspA/IM30 family protein, translating into MANPFSKGWKYLMALFDNKIEENADPKVQIQQAIEDAQRQHQELSQQAAAVIGNQRQLEMQLNRRLGEIEKLQANTRQALQLADQARAKGDQQKAVEYENAAEAFAAQLVTAEQSVEDTKQLHDQALQQAESAKKAVERNSMVLQQKIAERSKLLSQLEQAKMQEKVAESMQSMNSIGNRDTPNLDQVREKIERRYANALGSAELAQNSVQGRMAEVEQASVQMAGHSRLEQIRAEMSGSLESAPQQQAIEHQAQSAQDNKAEQPNVQAADDAVARKMRELRGEA; encoded by the coding sequence ATGGCGAATCCTTTTAGCAAAGGCTGGAAGTACCTGATGGCGTTATTCGATAACAAGATCGAGGAAAACGCAGATCCAAAGGTGCAAATACAGCAGGCTATTGAAGATGCTCAGCGCCAGCACCAGGAGCTCTCCCAGCAGGCGGCTGCAGTCATTGGCAATCAGCGTCAGCTAGAAATGCAGCTCAACCGTCGTCTTGGTGAGATTGAAAAGCTTCAGGCTAATACCCGCCAAGCGCTGCAGCTGGCTGATCAAGCCCGTGCGAAGGGCGATCAGCAAAAGGCCGTGGAGTATGAAAACGCCGCTGAGGCATTTGCTGCGCAGCTTGTTACTGCCGAGCAGTCGGTAGAAGATACCAAGCAGTTGCACGACCAGGCGCTGCAGCAGGCAGAATCCGCCAAGAAGGCCGTGGAGCGAAACTCCATGGTGCTGCAGCAAAAGATCGCCGAGCGTTCGAAGCTTCTCAGCCAGCTTGAGCAGGCCAAGATGCAAGAGAAAGTCGCCGAGTCCATGCAGTCGATGAATTCCATCGGCAATCGCGATACCCCGAACCTGGATCAGGTGCGCGAGAAGATCGAGCGTCGTTATGCCAACGCTCTCGGTAGCGCAGAGCTTGCGCAGAACTCTGTGCAGGGGCGCATGGCCGAAGTTGAGCAGGCCAGCGTGCAGATGGCGGGGCATTCCCGCCTGGAGCAGATTCGAGCAGAAATGAGCGGATCGCTAGAAAGCGCACCACAGCAGCAGGCCATTGAGCACCAGGCACAGTCTGCACAAGACAATAAGGCTGAGCAGCCCAACGTGCAGGCCGCTGATGATGCCGTGGCTCGTAAGATGCGTGAATTGCGCGGCGAGGCCTAA
- a CDS encoding TerC family protein — protein sequence MEVHAITWVITAVVLLGFITFDFVSHVRKPHEPTMKEAGGWMAFYVILACLFGGFLWYFGGGSSGDHSKGVEFFAGYITELSLSIDNLFIFALIISSFKIPREYQQKVLLIGIALALIFRGIFIGIGAAAIAAWSWVFYLFGIFLLYTAIKLIVDEVRDEEETEVNDMLMVKLTRKIIPVSDEFHGDKLFSKENGKRVVTPLMLALVSVGFIDLMFAFDSIPAIFGLTKDPYIVFTANAFALMGLRQMYFLLDGLLDRLVYLSYGLGVILAFIGVKLLLHALHENTLPFINNGEPLHVPEVSTVTSLFVIVGVLAVTAIASLIKSKRDENMGGVRPRS from the coding sequence ATGGAAGTACACGCCATTACTTGGGTGATTACCGCAGTCGTGCTGCTCGGTTTTATCACCTTCGACTTTGTTTCACATGTGCGCAAGCCGCACGAGCCCACCATGAAAGAAGCCGGCGGCTGGATGGCGTTCTATGTCATCCTCGCCTGCCTATTCGGCGGATTCTTGTGGTACTTCGGCGGAGGTAGCTCTGGAGATCATTCCAAGGGCGTGGAGTTCTTCGCAGGTTATATCACCGAACTCTCGTTGAGCATTGACAACCTCTTCATCTTCGCGCTGATCATTTCCAGCTTCAAAATTCCTCGCGAATACCAGCAAAAAGTGCTGCTCATCGGTATCGCACTGGCATTGATCTTCCGCGGCATCTTCATCGGCATCGGCGCCGCTGCGATCGCCGCATGGTCTTGGGTGTTCTACCTCTTCGGTATCTTCTTGCTCTACACCGCAATCAAACTCATCGTGGATGAGGTGCGCGACGAGGAAGAAACCGAAGTCAACGACATGTTGATGGTCAAGCTCACCCGCAAGATCATCCCCGTGTCTGATGAATTCCACGGCGACAAGCTCTTTAGCAAAGAAAATGGCAAGCGAGTGGTAACTCCTTTGATGCTTGCCCTTGTGTCTGTGGGCTTTATTGATCTGATGTTCGCCTTCGACTCGATCCCCGCGATCTTCGGCTTAACCAAAGATCCATACATCGTGTTCACCGCGAATGCTTTCGCCCTGATGGGCCTGCGCCAGATGTACTTCTTGCTCGACGGTCTGCTGGATCGCCTGGTGTACCTCTCCTATGGTCTTGGCGTGATCCTCGCCTTCATCGGCGTGAAGCTGCTGCTGCACGCCCTGCACGAAAACACCCTGCCATTTATCAACAACGGTGAGCCGCTCCACGTCCCAGAGGTCTCAACCGTCACGTCACTGTTTGTGATTGTGGGCGTGCTCGCCGTCACGGCGATTGCCTCACTGATTAAGTCCAAGCGTGATGAAAATATGGGCGGTGTGCGCCCAAGGAGCTAA
- a CDS encoding helix-turn-helix domain-containing protein: protein MMKYTAVLDKPVATPARKAVPQPLLREALGAALRSFRADKGITLRELAEASRVSPGYLSELERGRKEVSSELLASVCSALGTTVPDVLIEAAGTMALRDADLAHV from the coding sequence ATGATGAAATACACCGCAGTACTTGATAAGCCGGTGGCAACTCCCGCGCGCAAGGCAGTGCCACAACCGCTGTTGCGTGAGGCTCTTGGAGCAGCGCTGCGCTCTTTCCGTGCCGATAAGGGCATCACGCTACGAGAGCTGGCAGAAGCTTCCAGAGTGTCTCCCGGATACCTCTCCGAGCTAGAACGTGGCCGCAAGGAAGTCTCAAGCGAATTGCTGGCTTCGGTATGTAGCGCTCTTGGCACCACCGTTCCCGATGTACTGATCGAGGCAGCGGGCACGATGGCGCTGCGCGATGCAGACTTGGCCCACGTTTAA